In Pedobacter sp. W3I1, one DNA window encodes the following:
- a CDS encoding lipopolysaccharide biosynthesis protein, which yields MNLTYKARSGIIWSIGQQFSVKFISLFVTIILARLLSPAEFGLIAMLSIFIAVGNSLMDSGLTSSLIRTRTAGQKDFSTIFFFNLFGSIIVYGVLFFAAPLIASFYRQPLLTNIVRVYGLTFLINAFFSIQSTLLTKEMKFKLQTVIQIPAVILGGCLGIYLAKNGYGTWSLVWMSLLSASISTVLHWFYSDWRPRLIFNKKSFRKHFHFGYKMTLSGLLDTIYQNLYTVIIGRFYAAAQLGFYARADSLSQLPIGIISTAISKVTYPMFSNISNDDAKLKMVYRRLMQQVLFWNAPILIFLALIAQPLISLLLTDKWLPSVPYFQILCIAGILYPVHAYNLNILKVKGHSGQFLKLEIIKKVLSVIGIICVIPFGIMGLLYFQLFFTGFAYYINSTYSGKLINYPLKEQLQDILPILMLSSLLGIACYYLDAWCLAHYHLNNVFRIIGISIIYGSFYLGISSSIKLAALVDFKQLILKQ from the coding sequence ATGAATTTAACATATAAAGCGCGATCGGGCATTATATGGTCGATTGGACAGCAGTTTAGTGTTAAATTCATAAGCCTGTTCGTTACCATCATATTGGCCCGCTTGTTAAGCCCTGCAGAATTTGGCTTAATCGCAATGCTCTCTATTTTTATTGCTGTAGGCAATTCGTTAATGGATAGCGGATTAACATCGTCACTAATCCGGACAAGGACCGCAGGACAAAAGGATTTTTCTACTATATTTTTTTTTAACCTGTTCGGAAGCATCATCGTGTATGGTGTTTTGTTCTTTGCAGCACCGCTAATTGCTAGTTTTTACAGGCAGCCCTTGCTTACCAATATTGTCAGGGTTTATGGATTAACTTTTTTAATTAATGCCTTTTTCAGCATCCAAAGTACTTTATTAACGAAGGAAATGAAATTTAAACTGCAAACGGTAATTCAAATACCTGCAGTAATATTGGGTGGTTGTTTAGGTATTTACCTTGCAAAAAATGGTTATGGAACCTGGAGTCTGGTTTGGATGAGTTTGCTCAGCGCGAGTATTTCTACCGTATTGCATTGGTTTTATTCAGATTGGCGGCCACGATTGATTTTTAATAAAAAAAGTTTCAGAAAGCATTTTCATTTTGGCTATAAGATGACGCTTTCTGGTTTGTTGGATACCATCTATCAAAATCTATATACCGTAATTATAGGTCGCTTTTATGCTGCAGCCCAATTGGGGTTTTATGCCAGGGCAGATAGTTTAAGTCAATTGCCTATAGGTATTATTTCTACAGCAATTAGTAAGGTAACCTATCCTATGTTTTCGAACATCAGCAATGACGATGCAAAACTTAAAATGGTTTACCGAAGGTTAATGCAGCAGGTATTGTTTTGGAATGCGCCCATCCTGATATTTTTGGCGCTTATTGCTCAACCTTTAATCTCCTTGCTCTTAACCGATAAATGGCTGCCTTCTGTACCTTATTTTCAGATTTTATGTATTGCAGGTATCCTATATCCCGTACATGCATATAACCTGAACATTTTAAAAGTTAAGGGTCATAGCGGGCAGTTTTTGAAATTAGAAATTATAAAAAAGGTGCTTAGTGTAATCGGAATTATATGTGTAATTCCATTTGGCATTATGGGGCTGCTATATTTTCAACTCTTCTTTACTGGTTTTGCTTACTATATCAATTCAACATATAGCGGTAAATTAATCAATTACCCACTTAAAGAACAGCTTCAAGATATCTTACCTATTTTAATGTTATCTAGCCTGTTAGGTATTGCTTGCTATTACCTTGATGCATGGTGTTTAGCACATTATCACCTCAACAATGTTTTCCGCATTATTGGCATAAGCATTATCTATGGCAGTTTTTACCTCGGTATAAGTAGCAGCATCAAACTAGCTGCCCTCGTTGATTTTAAACAATTAATTCTCAAACAATGA
- a CDS encoding glycosyltransferase: protein MYASQNTIKEEVNIKKKVFFVLSSLTSGGSERVFWNLAQGFNKDKFDVTIVILDSTVNCFSMDLASVRFIDLKTKKASKSFFALYNLLKKEAPHTVFSTTDHINILVSMVGRFLKIPMLIARASNIPHEQRLFAGFKSRFYELFASASYRGYKQIVCQSEEMKQSLINTYNVNQELIKVIANPVLKTNKLKEVKIPDKIYRLLVVARFALEKGLDRLVDIMAHLPENYHLDFVGTGVLKEQINAKIKNLRLDHRLKILGEIKNIHEVMVQHDLMVLSSYTEGFPNVVLEALTVGLPVVTFKVSGIPGLIIDGFNGFVLEQDDLAGFRRRIIQACTQGQWNPAEIRRNVYQKCALDKISAQYEELIN from the coding sequence ATGTACGCTTCACAAAACACTATTAAAGAAGAAGTTAATATTAAAAAGAAGGTTTTCTTTGTACTTAGCTCATTAACTTCGGGCGGCTCAGAACGTGTATTCTGGAACCTGGCCCAGGGATTTAACAAAGATAAGTTTGATGTTACCATTGTGATTTTAGATTCAACGGTGAATTGTTTCTCGATGGATTTAGCTAGTGTTCGTTTTATAGATCTAAAAACGAAAAAAGCATCTAAATCTTTTTTTGCGCTTTACAACTTGCTAAAAAAGGAAGCGCCTCATACCGTTTTTTCCACTACCGATCATATCAATATTTTAGTATCGATGGTTGGGCGCTTTTTGAAAATTCCAATGCTTATTGCAAGGGCTTCCAATATCCCGCACGAACAAAGATTGTTTGCAGGATTTAAATCGAGATTTTATGAACTTTTTGCCAGCGCAAGTTACAGGGGTTACAAACAGATCGTTTGCCAGTCGGAAGAAATGAAACAATCATTGATCAATACCTATAATGTCAATCAAGAACTGATTAAGGTGATTGCCAATCCAGTATTGAAAACCAATAAGTTAAAGGAGGTTAAAATACCTGATAAAATTTATAGGTTATTAGTTGTGGCCCGGTTTGCACTAGAAAAAGGCTTAGACAGACTGGTTGATATTATGGCGCATTTGCCAGAAAATTATCACCTCGATTTTGTGGGAACAGGCGTACTAAAAGAGCAGATTAACGCCAAAATTAAGAACCTCCGGCTAGATCACAGGCTTAAAATTTTAGGGGAGATTAAAAACATCCATGAGGTAATGGTTCAGCACGATTTAATGGTACTCAGCTCTTACACTGAAGGTTTCCCCAATGTGGTTTTAGAAGCGCTTACCGTAGGCTTGCCGGTGGTAACTTTTAAAGTGAGCGGAATCCCGGGGTTAATTATCGATGGCTTTAACGGTTTTGTTTTAGAGCAGGATGATTTAGCAGGCTTTAGGCGGCGAATTATCCAGGCCTGCACCCAAGGCCAATGGAACCCGGCAGAGATTAGGCGAAATGTATATCAGAAATGTGCA
- a CDS encoding nucleotide sugar dehydrogenase, which translates to MYNAEDNLKMAVIGLGYVGLPLAVEFAKKYKVFGFDINQSRIAELKAGYDNTLEVNEAELNEVLTFECTTLKGLYCTNEIEKLRSSSVYIVTVPTPVDKNNRPDLTPLIKASTVVAKVLKKGDIVVYESTVYPGVTEDECVPILEKGSGLIFNKDFFAGYSPERINPGDKEHTVANILKITSGSTPEAAEKIDELYRSVITAGTYKASSIKVAEAAKVIENAQRDINIAFVNELAMIFNQIGIDTSEVLAAAGTKWNFLNFKPGLVGGHCIGVDPYYLAQKAQEAGYHPEIILAGRRVNDGMGKYVADQIIKKMIAKNIHIVGAEVLVLGFTFKENCPDVRNTKVIDIVRRLEEYKVKVTIHDPWANADQANHNYGIICENGSSKTRKYDGIILAVAHEAFNNLNITALRKPACVVYDIKAVLPKSIETVRL; encoded by the coding sequence ATGTATAACGCTGAAGATAATCTGAAAATGGCGGTAATCGGCCTTGGCTACGTTGGCTTACCGTTGGCAGTAGAATTTGCTAAAAAATACAAAGTATTTGGCTTTGACATTAACCAGAGCAGGATTGCAGAATTAAAAGCCGGATATGACAATACATTGGAAGTGAATGAAGCTGAATTAAATGAGGTTTTAACGTTCGAATGCACAACTTTAAAAGGCCTGTACTGTACCAATGAAATCGAAAAATTACGCAGCTCGTCGGTTTACATTGTTACAGTGCCAACGCCTGTAGATAAGAACAACAGACCAGATTTAACGCCTTTAATTAAAGCAAGTACGGTTGTAGCTAAAGTTTTAAAGAAAGGTGATATAGTAGTTTATGAATCAACAGTATATCCCGGTGTAACTGAAGACGAATGCGTGCCTATTCTAGAAAAAGGATCTGGTTTAATTTTCAATAAAGATTTTTTTGCTGGTTATTCTCCTGAACGTATTAATCCTGGAGATAAAGAACATACTGTTGCCAATATCTTAAAAATCACATCAGGTTCTACCCCCGAAGCCGCCGAAAAAATAGATGAGCTGTACCGGTCGGTAATTACAGCCGGAACTTATAAAGCTTCATCCATTAAAGTGGCCGAAGCGGCTAAAGTAATTGAAAATGCCCAGCGCGATATCAATATTGCTTTTGTAAACGAATTGGCTATGATTTTTAACCAGATTGGCATCGATACTTCTGAAGTTTTAGCCGCGGCTGGAACCAAATGGAATTTTCTAAATTTTAAACCAGGCTTGGTTGGTGGGCATTGTATTGGTGTAGATCCGTACTATCTGGCCCAAAAAGCACAAGAAGCTGGTTATCATCCTGAAATTATTTTAGCCGGCCGACGTGTAAACGATGGAATGGGTAAATATGTAGCTGATCAGATCATCAAAAAAATGATCGCTAAAAACATCCACATTGTAGGAGCAGAAGTCCTGGTGTTGGGTTTTACATTTAAAGAAAACTGCCCTGATGTACGCAATACCAAAGTAATTGATATTGTAAGACGGTTGGAAGAATATAAAGTTAAAGTAACCATTCATGATCCCTGGGCAAATGCCGATCAGGCCAACCATAACTATGGCATTATCTGCGAAAATGGTTCATCAAAAACCAGAAAGTACGATGGAATTATACTGGCAGTAGCACACGAAGCTTTCAATAATTTAAATATTACAGCATTGCGTAAACCAGCATGTGTGGTGTACGATATCAAAGCGGTATTACCAAAATCAATAGAAACGGTTCGATTGTAA
- a CDS encoding glycosyltransferase: MKQDDTDVMVSIFCITYNHSKFIAKALDGFLMQKCNFKTEIIIGDDCSTDGTTEIIDEYVARYPGKIKRLKAPQNIGATKNVIRVALETRGKYVATCDGDDYWTDPYKLQKQVDFLENNPDYVMCCHYTREINSDDTELIYMDFSPVPLQYSFNDLIVNKQAETCTATIVYRNIDAIRNLYKNDWLLKCYACDKILKLYCTWVTGKKVYVLPEVMSCYRRHPGGIWSPVSYVPLKKMQLSDFYIIIKIFTYTGLQKAKLLYFYFRKYFFFEVKYKTFRNAFQTIKTIVN, from the coding sequence ATGAAACAAGACGATACAGATGTAATGGTTAGCATTTTTTGCATCACTTATAACCACAGTAAATTTATTGCGAAAGCCCTGGATGGATTTCTGATGCAGAAATGCAATTTCAAAACAGAAATTATTATTGGCGATGATTGTTCTACCGATGGAACCACAGAGATTATTGACGAATATGTTGCCAGGTATCCTGGTAAAATTAAGCGCTTAAAAGCACCTCAGAATATCGGCGCGACGAAAAACGTTATTCGCGTGGCCTTAGAAACCAGAGGGAAATATGTGGCCACTTGCGATGGTGACGATTATTGGACAGACCCATACAAGCTGCAAAAACAGGTTGATTTTTTAGAAAACAATCCTGATTACGTAATGTGTTGCCATTATACTCGGGAAATTAATTCAGATGATACTGAGCTGATTTACATGGATTTTAGCCCGGTTCCTTTACAGTATAGCTTTAACGATCTGATTGTAAATAAACAAGCCGAAACATGTACAGCAACTATTGTTTATCGCAATATCGACGCCATTCGAAACCTTTACAAAAATGACTGGCTTTTAAAATGTTATGCCTGCGATAAGATATTGAAACTTTACTGCACCTGGGTAACAGGTAAAAAAGTATATGTTTTGCCAGAAGTAATGAGCTGTTACAGGCGTCATCCCGGTGGTATCTGGAGTCCGGTGTCTTATGTTCCATTAAAAAAAATGCAACTGAGCGATTTCTATATTATTATTAAAATTTTCACTTATACCGGTTTGCAAAAAGCTAAGCTTTTGTACTTCTACTTTAGAAAATACTTCTTCTTCGAAGTGAAATATAAAACATTTAGAAACGCCTTCCAGACCATTAAAACGATTGTAAACTAA
- a CDS encoding glycosyltransferase family 4 protein, producing MATKLCFVINSLEGGGAERVISNLANHFSDKNCSVTMICLNTAKVRYEINKKVKIINLVERKGHQTLLNRLKYAYLTFYRLLSVLKKEKPVCTICFMTSANIWAGLCCVILGLPYLVSERTAPVYTLHQYNKLLKWVVFHIYRKSKAIVLPAFEMFKGFKRIKQFEKLHNFKTIHNPIHHFSHSNAAAVNSKRFILSVGRLCHEKGFDNLIEAYSKLELTDVDLLISGEGPDRGSLEKQIADLNLKDKVKLIGFKSNLQDYYAQAEVFVLSSRGEGYPNVLVEAMGMGCACVAMDCEFGPSEIIKHGINGLLVAKEDIAGLSLSIDKILNNRYLRSEFSEKAKSINETNSIERISANWEQLIMS from the coding sequence ATGGCTACTAAATTATGCTTCGTAATCAACAGTTTAGAAGGTGGTGGTGCTGAGCGGGTAATTAGCAATCTGGCTAATCACTTTAGCGATAAAAATTGCAGCGTTACCATGATTTGTCTCAACACGGCTAAAGTTAGGTATGAAATAAATAAAAAAGTTAAAATCATAAACCTGGTGGAGCGAAAAGGTCATCAAACTCTTTTAAACAGGCTTAAATATGCTTACCTAACTTTTTACCGGTTACTTTCTGTATTAAAGAAAGAAAAACCAGTTTGTACCATTTGTTTTATGACATCTGCAAATATTTGGGCTGGTTTATGTTGTGTGATTTTAGGTTTGCCCTACCTGGTTTCGGAGAGAACTGCGCCGGTTTATACATTACATCAATACAATAAATTGTTGAAGTGGGTTGTGTTTCATATTTATAGGAAATCAAAAGCCATTGTTTTGCCCGCATTTGAGATGTTTAAAGGATTTAAAAGAATTAAACAGTTCGAAAAGCTGCACAATTTTAAGACCATACACAATCCAATCCATCACTTTTCTCATTCAAACGCAGCCGCCGTTAATAGTAAAAGATTTATACTCTCTGTCGGAAGATTATGTCACGAGAAAGGCTTCGACAACCTTATTGAAGCCTATAGTAAACTGGAATTGACTGATGTTGATCTTTTAATCTCCGGAGAAGGACCGGATAGAGGAAGTCTCGAAAAACAGATTGCCGATTTAAATCTCAAAGATAAAGTTAAGCTGATTGGTTTTAAATCTAATCTGCAGGATTATTATGCACAAGCTGAGGTTTTTGTGCTTTCTTCAAGGGGTGAAGGTTATCCTAATGTGCTGGTAGAAGCAATGGGAATGGGCTGTGCCTGTGTAGCAATGGACTGTGAATTCGGCCCTTCAGAGATTATCAAACACGGAATTAACGGACTTCTGGTTGCTAAAGAAGATATAGCAGGACTTTCATTGTCTATTGATAAAATACTTAATAACAGATATTTAAGAAGTGAATTTTCAGAAAAAGCAAAATCAATCAATGAAACAAATTCTATTGAACGCATTTCTGCCAACTGGGAGCAACTCATCATGTCATGA
- a CDS encoding sugar transferase: MKKNKKRVFDVVFASLCLILFSPLLILIAILVKLDSKGPIFFKQIRVGRNMKDFHLVKFRTMCVVQSSHSLLTIGNHDNRITRVGYWLRKYKLDELPQLLNVLKGQMSFVGPRPEVRKYVNLYNDEQRYVLSVKPGITDWASVEFCNENELLKHAEDPETYYVERIIPAKIKQNMRYINHNDILTDFKIIWLTINRIVIN, from the coding sequence ATGAAAAAGAATAAAAAAAGAGTGTTCGACGTGGTATTCGCAAGTTTATGCCTAATTCTTTTCAGCCCACTTTTAATCCTGATTGCGATTTTGGTTAAACTCGATTCTAAGGGGCCTATCTTCTTTAAACAGATCAGGGTAGGGCGAAATATGAAAGATTTTCACCTGGTAAAATTTAGAACCATGTGCGTAGTCCAGAGTAGCCATAGCTTGCTCACCATCGGGAATCACGACAACCGAATTACCAGGGTTGGTTATTGGCTAAGGAAATACAAATTAGATGAACTGCCACAGCTTTTAAACGTTTTAAAAGGGCAAATGAGTTTTGTAGGCCCGAGGCCGGAAGTTCGAAAATATGTAAACCTCTATAATGATGAACAGCGTTATGTTTTATCGGTTAAGCCTGGCATTACCGATTGGGCTTCTGTAGAGTTTTGTAATGAAAACGAACTTCTTAAACATGCTGAAGACCCTGAAACTTATTATGTGGAGCGCATTATTCCGGCAAAAATAAAACAGAATATGAGGTATATCAACCATAACGATATCCTAACCGATTTCAAAATTATTTGGTTAACGATTAATAGAATTGTCATCAACTAA
- a CDS encoding DegT/DnrJ/EryC1/StrS aminotransferase family protein, producing the protein MNIPFSPPFIDQSVVDQVLDTLNNKWITTGPKVKALEQEIKSFTGTKEVVCVNSWTSGAILMLKWFGIKAGDEVIIPAYTYSATALAVLHCGAIPVMVDILDDFNIDPDRVKAAITTKTKAIIAVDIAGWPCDYTALKALITDPKVQKKFKCGSEKQSLLKRILLISDAAHSIGSLFHDKPAAQKCDVTIFSFHAVKNITTAEGGAICLNLPYPFDSEAEYSYLKMYTLNGQNKDALSKSRGGGWRYDILFQGLKINMPDICAAIGLAQIRKYNQELLPQRKKIALQYCAGFQHEDWFIAPPLVSTQRESCYHLFPMRVKGLTEEQRDQVIDDLASLGIASNVHFIPMPMLTLFKNLGYKIEDYPMAYQNYANEISLPIYPQLTETEVEFIINSVISCVSIQLNNRIKTIEETFIVHKQMAVAS; encoded by the coding sequence ATGAACATTCCATTTTCACCACCGTTTATCGATCAATCTGTGGTTGATCAGGTATTAGATACTCTTAATAATAAGTGGATCACAACTGGGCCTAAAGTGAAAGCCCTTGAGCAAGAAATTAAAAGTTTCACCGGAACGAAAGAAGTGGTATGCGTTAACTCCTGGACATCTGGCGCTATTTTAATGTTAAAGTGGTTTGGTATTAAAGCCGGTGATGAAGTAATTATTCCAGCTTATACTTACAGCGCTACAGCCTTAGCGGTTCTTCATTGTGGCGCTATACCCGTTATGGTTGATATACTGGATGATTTTAACATCGATCCGGATAGGGTAAAGGCCGCCATTACGACTAAAACAAAAGCCATCATTGCAGTGGATATTGCCGGCTGGCCTTGCGATTATACCGCATTAAAAGCGCTTATTACCGACCCAAAAGTGCAGAAAAAGTTTAAGTGCGGATCAGAAAAACAATCGCTGCTAAAAAGAATCCTGTTAATTTCTGATGCAGCCCATTCAATTGGTAGTTTATTTCACGATAAACCAGCTGCTCAAAAATGTGATGTAACTATATTTTCTTTTCATGCTGTGAAAAATATTACAACAGCAGAAGGTGGTGCGATATGCTTAAATCTTCCGTACCCATTCGATTCAGAGGCAGAATACAGCTATTTAAAAATGTACACGCTTAATGGACAAAATAAAGATGCACTTTCCAAATCAAGAGGCGGGGGTTGGCGTTATGATATTTTATTCCAGGGATTAAAAATCAATATGCCCGATATATGTGCTGCTATTGGCCTGGCGCAGATCAGAAAATATAATCAAGAACTTTTACCTCAACGGAAAAAAATTGCCCTTCAATATTGCGCTGGCTTTCAGCACGAGGATTGGTTTATTGCCCCGCCTTTGGTGAGTACACAGAGAGAATCCTGCTATCATCTTTTTCCGATGCGGGTTAAAGGGCTAACTGAAGAACAAAGAGATCAGGTTATTGATGACCTGGCGTCTTTGGGTATTGCAAGTAATGTTCACTTCATTCCAATGCCAATGCTTACTCTATTTAAAAATCTGGGCTATAAAATTGAAGATTACCCAATGGCTTATCAGAATTATGCAAATGAAATTTCACTTCCTATTTATCCACAATTAACGGAAACAGAGGTAGAGTTCATTATCAATTCGGTGATCAGCTGTGTGAGTATACAATTGAATAACCGCATTAAAACTATAGAGGAAACTTTTATTGTACATAAACAAATGGCAGTAGCATCATGA
- a CDS encoding UpxY family transcription antiterminator has translation MESTINIRPSFAKKWFVIYTRPRWEKKVDRMLQEQGFESFCPVRNVENQWADRKKVVSLPLFTGYVFVKIDEREGYKIRYTLGVLNFINYMGKPAVVRDGEIDKLKQIMDTYNDVDVVSLTGVSKGDRVRISNGLFHNQEGEVIQIQGKYVLMSFDHLDCALVTRVPISNLTLTVNTQQHYV, from the coding sequence ATGGAATCTACAATTAACATCAGGCCCTCGTTCGCAAAAAAATGGTTTGTGATCTATACTCGTCCCCGCTGGGAGAAAAAAGTCGATCGTATGCTGCAAGAGCAAGGTTTCGAATCTTTTTGCCCTGTTCGTAATGTAGAAAATCAATGGGCCGATAGAAAGAAAGTAGTTAGCCTTCCACTTTTTACCGGGTACGTATTTGTGAAAATAGATGAAAGAGAGGGTTACAAAATCAGGTATACGCTGGGGGTTTTAAACTTCATTAACTACATGGGTAAACCTGCAGTAGTTCGGGATGGTGAGATTGATAAGTTAAAACAGATTATGGATACCTACAATGATGTAGACGTGGTGAGTTTAACCGGTGTTTCGAAAGGAGACCGTGTTCGGATCAGTAATGGTCTTTTCCATAACCAGGAAGGAGAGGTGATCCAGATCCAAGGTAAGTATGTTTTAATGTCATTCGATCATTTAGACTGCGCTTTAGTTACCAGAGTGCCCATAAGCAACCTAACATTAACCGTAAATACGCAACAACATTATGTATAA
- a CDS encoding O-antigen ligase family protein, with translation MIKKIMFLFLLFAYVYATTFNIFMTGVFRIPAPMVFLAPLIYFYRTEETSFLYGKELFIFFIAALFFYVIGQADVTGFFALLIVAGCFALLFNYVIGTNLKRMNIAVGFFFGLLLLSGIIMFIDHEYNMAPIRSLLVQEDVLQAPAGISTTIFTFGYQMAALTPFLVINAILFKRSWLINLLLFGLSLSLIFFGMQRSVLVAFAVVTGLFFLSYYKAKSILIFGVFCAIFFIAQGSIEQFSEGKKQQNILNKSAENAKGKEERGDLMGENIQIITEYPFGLLFYGKTWNDVVQHNFVYKKGPIVITSHNAYLMFITYLGPLLGFILLVLLYRKVGKIIFYAFLHIKDKKNALLVCLSCSFLAISINSFFHNEWLLATSGPTLFLYFAILQLSKIKMEDPILVKSN, from the coding sequence ATGATTAAAAAAATAATGTTTCTCTTTTTGTTGTTCGCCTACGTTTACGCAACAACATTCAATATCTTCATGACTGGGGTTTTCAGAATTCCGGCACCCATGGTTTTCCTGGCTCCGTTAATTTATTTCTACCGCACAGAAGAAACATCTTTTCTATACGGCAAAGAGTTATTTATTTTCTTTATTGCTGCCCTGTTTTTCTATGTCATAGGTCAGGCAGATGTTACCGGTTTTTTTGCCCTATTAATTGTTGCGGGCTGTTTTGCCTTGTTATTCAACTATGTTATTGGCACTAATTTAAAGCGAATGAACATCGCTGTCGGATTTTTCTTCGGCCTGTTATTGCTTTCCGGAATTATTATGTTTATCGATCATGAGTACAATATGGCGCCTATACGTTCGCTTTTAGTGCAGGAAGACGTATTGCAGGCGCCAGCAGGTATATCGACCACTATTTTTACTTTCGGCTACCAGATGGCTGCTTTAACACCATTTCTAGTGATTAACGCCATACTATTTAAAAGAAGCTGGCTAATTAACCTTCTCTTATTTGGATTATCGCTCTCCCTTATTTTCTTCGGCATGCAAAGATCGGTTTTGGTGGCTTTTGCGGTTGTAACCGGATTGTTTTTCTTAAGCTATTATAAAGCCAAATCAATTTTAATATTTGGTGTGTTTTGCGCCATATTTTTTATTGCGCAAGGCTCAATTGAACAATTTTCTGAAGGTAAAAAGCAACAAAATATTTTAAATAAGAGTGCTGAAAATGCGAAGGGTAAAGAAGAACGCGGCGATTTGATGGGAGAGAACATCCAAATTATAACCGAGTATCCTTTTGGACTATTGTTTTATGGAAAAACCTGGAATGATGTAGTACAGCACAACTTTGTTTATAAAAAAGGACCTATTGTAATTACCTCTCATAATGCCTATTTAATGTTTATTACTTATTTGGGGCCTTTGCTGGGCTTTATTTTACTTGTTTTATTATACCGAAAAGTCGGGAAGATTATTTTTTATGCTTTTCTACATATTAAAGATAAGAAGAATGCACTCCTGGTCTGTTTAAGCTGTTCTTTTCTGGCTATATCCATCAACTCATTTTTTCATAACGAATGGCTTCTGGCTACAAGCGGCCCCACGTTGTTTCTTTACTTTGCCATTCTACAACTCTCCAAAATCAAAATGGAAGATCCCATTCTGGTTAAATCCAATTAA
- a CDS encoding DegT/DnrJ/EryC1/StrS aminotransferase family protein: MIPVTKPFLPKQADFKSYVSSIWARQWLTNNGPLVNELELKLQQYLGLPHLLYVTNGTIALQLAIQALEVKGEIITTPFSFVATTSSIIWQGCKPVFVDINEDTLNIDPNKIEAAITPNTSAILATHVFGNPCDIEAIDRIAKKHRLKVIYDAAHCFGTKYKGKSIFAYGDISTTSFHATKLFHTIEGGAVFTQDPEILKRMALMRNFGYSGVDTFSEVGTNAKNSEFHAAMGLCNLKHIDQILSKRKELSLHYEMRLNKIEAQFQVIQGDTEFNYAYYPVIFRSEEIMLDCMKQLELVQVYCRRYFYPSLSALPYIDKVNMPICDSISRRIMCLPLYHTLTSADQDLVVRIILRTQNYRKKQVLKLADYGTLVNGSIGMVVNGN, encoded by the coding sequence ATGATACCTGTAACTAAACCCTTTTTGCCAAAACAGGCAGATTTTAAAAGCTATGTAAGTAGCATTTGGGCCAGACAGTGGCTCACCAATAATGGTCCGTTAGTAAATGAGCTGGAGTTAAAGTTACAGCAATACTTAGGGCTACCACATTTGTTATATGTAACCAATGGTACTATCGCATTACAACTGGCCATACAGGCTTTAGAAGTTAAAGGTGAAATTATTACCACACCATTTTCTTTTGTAGCAACCACCAGCAGTATTATTTGGCAAGGCTGTAAACCTGTTTTTGTTGATATTAATGAAGATACACTCAATATAGATCCTAATAAAATTGAAGCAGCGATTACGCCCAATACCTCTGCAATTTTAGCTACGCATGTTTTTGGAAACCCCTGCGATATCGAAGCGATAGATCGCATTGCAAAAAAACATCGATTAAAAGTAATTTACGATGCCGCTCATTGTTTTGGTACAAAATATAAAGGCAAATCTATTTTCGCTTATGGCGATATAAGTACAACAAGTTTCCATGCTACAAAACTCTTTCATACCATTGAAGGTGGGGCTGTTTTTACTCAAGATCCTGAAATTTTAAAGCGAATGGCGCTGATGCGTAATTTCGGTTATAGTGGGGTAGATACTTTTTCAGAGGTCGGCACCAATGCTAAAAACTCCGAATTTCACGCCGCAATGGGCCTTTGCAATTTAAAGCATATCGATCAGATTTTAAGTAAACGCAAAGAACTATCACTGCATTACGAAATGCGGCTGAATAAAATTGAGGCCCAGTTTCAAGTTATTCAAGGCGATACGGAATTTAATTACGCTTACTATCCTGTAATATTCCGATCAGAAGAAATTATGCTCGATTGCATGAAACAGTTAGAACTCGTTCAGGTGTATTGCAGACGATATTTTTATCCTTCTTTATCGGCCTTGCCATATATCGACAAGGTAAATATGCCAATCTGCGATTCTATTTCAAGACGCATTATGTGTTTACCACTTTACCATACCTTAACCAGTGCCGATCAGGATTTAGTGGTCAGGATTATTTTGAGAACGCAGAATTACCGCAAAAAACAAGTGCTTAAACTTGCCGATTATGGCACGTTGGTTAATGGCAGTATAGGCATGGTAGTTAATGGCAATTAA